Proteins co-encoded in one Prunus persica cultivar Lovell chromosome G6, Prunus_persica_NCBIv2, whole genome shotgun sequence genomic window:
- the LOC18773738 gene encoding uncharacterized protein LOC18773738 yields the protein MAMDTNFASSLFENLNLEDPWLPPTTWESIPSESGNFHLRNPKSSSSHSLYHASTVSEASLVRLAMNALQGVETALVSIQKLSAAFCSDPADRTFHQIPSLWSRSSSTHALGNILQPIGCSGLLVFLLRKFVDYFSNLNVESEDHVDGEAQVKQCPPYSLVNHAFAVSVGKVVEGYMCALDTLYASVGLRRSSCPSSVVGCLNSVVYSVLTLLEFYLHTKELRTQIEALTNLCNLYQFSSCFSVSSLEELITKANLEFCNFYRGGDLLSYLYTQLQVADPAHRPLLKFLFLRTCEPYCGFIRSWIFKAEISDPYKEFVVEYADSLSPNQHGKADISIDFPLATIREQDGVSVPCFLKDVLIPLVRAGQQLQVLVKLLELCTFVATNDHTYEGFLPCWTGFSGNCPYYSSPLTFIKGNVEAMLLSRDRYYRRMQEKLENLSAKLEFRYQQVVRPGTLPVLLDNGGRSSTNPGLFALDDNFIPSPTNDKRESNGVHDLDSGELSARDGLSDLTDSYESSECSFDSTSAEQNVSEQMVELPNHIVGMEQKYLSALSFSMSMPVDNLQKAHVREESCHIVSDQSRLCERRDALAHSHHKGVFTSQISVPIKPKESNLSAMSDVQFADCLSDKDWPEGGLFDSYSAIDEEYKDGRRSHPMDSPSKVNERILEALKEGTSYFRKRVGTNSALIEEAYGKDQPQNVTYTSSDLFTLQQWKVNSHNNFLSMNPMLTKNNLLHLITKPGERYGREFGHSLPCFEFSLIKDPFKVCLEKLPAGLVDFNASVTSVKSDRFGKQDFGGDSVSIDKTKVSDSLPFSDSKDHDQENANLTNVSGGSCWESLLGRFSDTVVNRVEDHGQSLSEIFEIPLDFIIDKCLLQEIMLQYKYVSKLTIKLLEEGFDLQEHLLALRRYHFMELADWADLFIMSLWHHKWCVTEADHRLSEIQGFLESSVQRSSCERDPHKDRLFVYMKGHDAMPLSASVIGVHSFNFLGLGYRVDWPISIILSPSALKMYAEIFSFLIQVKLAIFSLTDVWRQLKDLVHSISQNNDSEQNEREVSHFNALVKMRHQVNHFVSTLQQYVESQLSHVSWCRFLYSLKHKVKDMMDLQSVHLAYLIDSLDICFLSDETRPIARIIESILQCALDFRSCLTGEMWDVGTSQGNLIARLSGINISQVVVIKQMFDKNMKELHLCYLKSPKHGKFGLSHFWEYLNYNKYYSDVGNEMAYYAFSV from the exons ATGGCGATGGACACCAATTTCGCATCCTCATTGTTTGAGAATCTAAACCTGGAAGATCCATGGCTTCCTCCAACTACCTGGGAATCGATCCCATCCGAAAGCGGAAATTTCCATCTTCGAAACCCCAAGTCCTCTTCCTCTCACTCCCTCTACCATGCTTCCACCGTCTCC GAGGCAAGTTTGGTGCGGTTGGCGATGAATGCACTGCAAGGAGTTGAAACGGCCCTTGTTAGCATCCAGAAACTTTCTGCTGCATTTTGCTCTGACCCGGCTGATAGGACCTTCCATCAAATTCCAAGTCTGTGGAGTAGGTCTTCAAGCACTCATGCTCTGGGAAACATTCTCCAGCCCATTGGCTGCTCAGGTTTGCTTGTCTTTCTTCTCCGGAAATTTGTGGACTATTTTTCGAATTTGAATGTGGAAAGTGAAGACCATGTTGATGGTGAAGCTCAAGTGAAACAGTGCCCTCCATATAGTCTTGTTAATCATGCTTTCGCTGTTTCGGTGGGAAAGGTTGTGGAAGGTTACATGTGTGCACTGGATACCTTGTATGCATCAGTGGGTTTAAGGCGCTCTTCGTGTCCGTCTTCTGTGGTGGGATGTCTGAACAGTGTAGTGTATTCTGTACTTACTTTGTTGGAGTTCTATTTGCACACAAAGGAATTGAGGACTCAGATTGAAGCCCTTACGAACTTATGCAACTTATATCAATTCTCCAGTTGTTTCTCAGTATCCTCTCTTGAAGAATTGATTACAAAagcaaatttggaattttgtaaTTTCTACAGAGGAGGGGATTTACTCTCATATCTGTATACTCAATTACAG GTTGCTGATCCTGCTCATCGTCCTTtactcaaatttctttttcttcgtaCATGTGAACCGTATTGTGGCTTTATTAGATCATGGATTTTCAAAGCTGAGATTAGTGACCCTTACAAGGAGTTTGTTGTAGAATATGCTGACAGTCTATCTCCAAATCAACATGGTAAAGCTGACATCTCTATTGACTTCCCATTGGCAACTATTAGG GAACAAGATGGAGTTTCTGTTCCTTGTTTTTTGAAGGATGTCTTGATTCCACTTGTCAGAGCTGGTCAGCAGCTGCAAGTTCTAGTGAAATTGCTTGAATTGTGTACTTTTGTTGCCACCAACGACCATACTTACGAGGGTTTTCTTCCCTGCTGGACTGGATTTTCGGGCAATTGTCCATATTATTCGTCTCCATTGACATTTATAAAAGGAAATGTAGAGGCCATGTTACTTTCAAGGGACAGATATTACAGAAGAATGCAGGAAAAACTTGAGAATCTTTCAGCGAAATTAGAGTTCAGATATCAACAG GTAGTTCGACCAGGTACACTGCCTGTTCTCTTGGATAATGGTGGTAGGAGTTCAACCAACCCAGGTTTATTTGCTTTGGATGACAATTTTATTCCTTCTCCAACAAATGATAAAAGGGAGTCAAATGG GGTTCATGATTTGGATTCTGGTGAGTTAAGTGCAAGGGATGGTCTATCTGACCTCACGGATTCTTACGAGTCATCTGAATGTTCATTTGACAGTACTTCTGCAGAGCAAAATGTGTCTGAGCAGATGGTTGAGCTTCCCAATCATATTGTTGGGATggaacaaaaatatttatctgCCTTAAGCTTTTCAATGAGTATGCCCGTTGATAATTTGCAAAAGGCTCATGTACGTGAAGAGTCATGCCATATAGTAAGTGACCAGAGTAGACTTTGTGAAAGAAGAGATGCCCTAGCACATTCTCATCATAAAGGTGTGTTTACAAGTCAAATATCTGTGCCCATAAAACCAAAAGAATCGAACTTGTCAGCTATGTCTGATGTTCAGTTTGCAGATTGTCTATCTGATAAGGACTGGCCAGAAGGTGGTCTTTTTGACAGTTATTCTGCCATTGATGAAGAGTACAAAGATGGTCGAAGGTCACATCCAATGGACTCTCCCTCAAAGGTGAATGAAAGAATACTAGAGGCCTTAAAGGAGGGCACATCATATTTCAGAAAAAGAGTTGGGACTAATAGTGCTTTAATTGAAGAAGCCTATGGCAAGGATCAACCTCAAAATGTGACATATACTTCTTCAGATTTATTTACGTTACAACAGTGGAAAGTTAACTCCCATAACAATTTTCTCAGCATGAATCCAATGTTGACAAAGAATAACTTACTTCACCTGATAACCAAGCCTGGAGAGAGATACGGAAGGGAATTTGGACATTCTTTGCcttgctttgaattttctttgataaaagaCCCTTTTAAGGTGTGTCTGGAAAAGCTACCTGCAGGGCTCGTGGACTTCAATGCCTCTGTTACCAGTGTTAAGAGCGATCGCTTTGGGAAACAAGATTTTGGTGGGGATAGTGTCTCGATTGATAAAACCAAAGTATCTGATTCTCTTCCATTTTCAGACTCAAAGGACCACGACCAAGAAAATGCTAATTTAACAAATGTTTCTGGTGGTAGTTGTTGGGAGAGTTTGCTTGGTAGATTCAGTGACACTGTCGTTAATAGAGTTGAAGATCACGGACAAAGCTTGTCAGAAATTTTTGAGATACCACTTGATTTTATTATCGACAAATGCCTTCTGCAGGAAATCATGCTTCA ATATAAGTATGTCAGCAAGTTAACTATTAAGTTGCTTGAAGAAGGATTTGATTTGCAAGAACATTTACTGGCTCTGCGGCGATACCACTTTATGGAACTAGCGGACTGGGCAGATTTGTTTATTATGTCCCTTTGGCATCAT AAATGGTGTGTTACAGAGGCAGATCATAGACTTTCAGAAATTCAAGGTTTCCTTGAGTCATCAGTTCAGAGGTCATCATGTGAACGTGACCCTCATAAGGACAGGTTATTTGTGTACATGAAAGGACATGATGCAATGCCTCTTTCAGCGTCTGTTATTG GAGTCCATTCCTTCAATTTTCTTGGTTTGGGTTATAGAGTAGACTGGCCAATCAGTATTATTTTGAGTCCTAGTGCATTGAAAATGTATGCCGAGATATTCAGCTTTCTGATACAAGTGAAGCTTGCTATTTTCTCATTGACTGATGTATGGCGCCAATTAAAG GATTTGGTGCACTCAATTAGTCAGAATAACGACTCTGAACAAAATGAAAGGGAAGTGAGTCATTTCAATGCATTAGTGAAGATGAG GCACCAGGTCAATCATTTTGTATCTACGTTACAGCAATATGTGGAGTCACAGCTATCACATGTATCATGGTGCAGGTTTCTATACTCACTTAAGCATAAG GTCAAGGATATGATGGATCTTCAGTCTGTACATCTGGCATATTTAATAGATTCGCTTGACAT ATGTTTCCTCTCTGATGAAACACGACCTATAGCTCGGATCATTGAGAGCATTCTGCAGTGTGCTCTTGACTTCAGGTCGTGTCTTACCGGGGAAATGTGGGATGTGGGAACAAGTCAAGGGAATTTAATTGCAAGACTTTCTGGAATCAATATATCTCAG GTGGTCGTAATAAAACAAATGTTTGACAAGAATATGAAAGAACTGCACCTCTGTTACCTCAAGTCACCTAAACATGGGAAATTTGGACTTTCTCATTTTTGGGAATACCTCAACTACAACAAGTATTACTCGGATGTTGGTAATGAAATGGCCTATTATGCCTTCTCAGTCTAA
- the LOC109949626 gene encoding uncharacterized protein LOC109949626 has product MAGNNDDNRALEDYAQPVIPNSPSCILLPTEARNYDLKSSHFHMLPSFYGLPNEDPLAHIKEFYNVVSGLPLQGVTEANMRMRVASLEKKLNSMLNMVPKIAEVCAICNIPGHPTYQCSASEAYPEFIQEQVNLINSYNQMPRNDPFSNTYNPDWRDHPNLSWKNNNQFQNFQPKPATTLEDTVKMLAQNTVQFQQTTNSTLQQHSAALTKMETQLGQIADALSQREPGIFPSQPVILQRNQEQAKAVITLRSGKVINNGVGNEVTNEYDHVSAGPTQEENKKPNDDPSNAISSFEAPNFHKAEQPYSPPIPFPGRLAKSKQDKNMPLYGKFFKELNTYKRKYGPNEKVVVFENVSAVLQRKLPPKLKDPGSFSINITIGDKLVEKAMLDLGASINLMPYSLYLQLGLGGLKATTISLQLADRSVKYPRGIVEDILVQVDKLILPADFVVLDMEEAPLHDRELPILLGRPFMATAKTIIDVQNGLLTITVLGETVQFKVFESLSHPSSSIDCCSIDVLDSLVFSKFLLAQSNDPL; this is encoded by the exons ATGGCTGGCAATAATGATGACAACCGAGCTTTGGAAGATTATGCTCAACCGGTTATACCAAATTCCCCTTCGTGCATCTTGCTACCTACTGAAGCTAGAAATTATGATCTCAAATCTTCACATTTTCACatgcttccttctttttatggTTTACCTAACGAAGATCCATTAGCCCATATTAAGGAATTCTACAATGTTGTGAGTGGTTTACCTTTGCAGGGAGTGACTGAAGCAAATATGAGGATGAGG GTGGCTAGTTTGGAAAAGAAGCTCAATTCTATGCTCAATATGGTGCCTAAGATAGCTGAGGTGTGTGCCATTTGCAACATACCAGGTCATCCTACTTATCAATGCTCGGCTAGTGAGGCTTATCCCGAATTCATTCAAGAGCAAGTGAATCTCATCAATTCTTACAATCAGATGCCGAGGAATGACCCGTTCTCTAATACATATAACCCTGATTGGAGAGATCATCCCAATCTCTCATGGAAGAATAacaatcaatttcaaaatttccaaccAAAGCCTGCCACTACGCTTGAAGATACGGTCAAAATGCTAGCTCAAAACACCGTTCAATTCCAGCAAACTACCAATAGTACTCTCCAACAACATTCAGCTGCTCTAACCAAAATGGAGACACAATTAGGTCAGATTGCTGATGCCTTGAGTCAAAGAGAACCCGGAATATTTCCAAGCCAACCGGTGATACTTCAAAGGAACCAAGAGCAAGCCAAAGCAGTCATAACACTTAGAAGTGGTAAGGTTATTAATAATGGAGTTGGCAATGAAGTTACTAATGAATATGATCATGTGAGTGCAGGTCCCACTCAAGAAGAGAATAAGAAACCGAATGACGATCCAAGCAATGCCATTTCTTCATTTGAAGCTCCAAATTTTCACAAGGCTGAACAACCTTATTCTCCACCCATCCCATTTCCTGGAAGACTTGCCAAAAGTAAGCAGGATAa GAATATGCCACTGTATGGGAAATTTTTCAAGGAACTAAACACTTATAAGAGGAAGTATGGACCTAATGAGAAGGTGGTGGTgtttgaaaatgtgagtgcTGTGCTTCAAAGAAAGCTCCCACCAAAACTCAAGGATCCGGGCAGTTTTTCTATCAATATCACCATTGGAGATAAGCTAGTTGAAAAGGCTATGCTTGACTTGGGGGCTAGCATCAATTTAATGCCCTATTCATTGTATCTTCAATTAGGTTTGGGGGGTTTGAAGGCAACAACTATTTCATTGCAACTTGCTGATCGATCAGTGAAATATCCAAGAGGTATAGTGGAAGATATCTTAGTTCAAGTTGACAAACTAATTTTGCCTGCTGATTTTGTAGTGTTGGACATGGAAGAGGCTCCTTTACATGATCGTGAGTTACCTATTTTGCTTGGGAGACCCTTTATGGCCACGGCAAAGACGATCATAGATGTGCAAAATGGTCTCCTCACCATAACTGTGCTAGGAGAAACTGTACAATTCAAAGTGTTTGAATCTCTTTCTCACCCTTCTAGTTCAATTGATTGTTGTTCGattgatgtgcttgattcactTGTTTTCTCTAAGTTTTTGCTGGCACAATCCAATGATCCATTATAA